From Dermochelys coriacea isolate rDerCor1 chromosome 23, rDerCor1.pri.v4, whole genome shotgun sequence, one genomic window encodes:
- the TGFB1 gene encoding LOW QUALITY PROTEIN: transforming growth factor beta-1 proprotein (The sequence of the model RefSeq protein was modified relative to this genomic sequence to represent the inferred CDS: inserted 1 base in 1 codon; deleted 2 bases in 1 codon) — protein MGILFSFPGWSWGWVEAKAFKSLQPQLAGASRSQRALRSXSGSGWNPSGWPGPRPALRFYAPSGPDARLSPERLRLARGVGRRVAHGPGRRPATSLGFPPAGADRDPRGQALGRLPSLGPEAACRRRAPPPWGAMGPLFLFLLALVRLWASQALSTCKTINMELVKRKRIEAIRGQILSKLRLDSPPQVEGGDAALLRLPEEVMSLYNSTRDMVQDMARQQEAAKLRESPQDEYYAKEVHKFSMLPVKDASYAPWEKTSHSTFFLFNASQVRAQISSEALLHRAELRMLQKPGTEQRVELYQHYGNGSWRYLDSRAVGRAPEEEWLAFDVTEVVRQWLSGQEPLEIFKLSVHCSCEDTCEELKVIIDGFDKKRGDLGTVSSTAQKLPYVLVMSTPLERASHLQNSRHRRALDTDYCFGTEEKNCCVRPLYIDFRKDLQWKWIHEPKGYMANFCMGPCPYIWSSDTQYSKVLALYNQHNPGASAAPCCVPQALVPLPIVYYVGRKPKVEQLSNMIVSSCKCS, from the exons ATGGGTATCCTGTTCTCATTtcctgggtggagctggggctgggtagAGGCAAAAGCCTTTAAaagcctccagccccagctcgcAGGAGCTAGCAGGTCCCAGCGAGCGCTGAGGA CAAGCGGGAGCGGGTGGAATCCGTCCGGCTGGCCTGGCCCCCGgccagccctacgtttctatgcGCCCTCTGGGCCGGATGCCAGGCTGAGCCCGGAGCGGCTCCGTCTCGCCCGAGGAGTGGGCCGTCGCGTGGCCCATGGACCTGGCCGGCGGCCGGCGACGTCGCTGGGGTTCCCTCCGGCTGGTGCAGACCGGGATCCCCGGGGGCAGGCGCTAGGCCGACTTCCCAGCCTCGGGCCGGAAGCTGCTTGTCGCCGCAGGGCCCCCCCGCCATGGGGC GCCATGGGGCcgctcttcctcttcctgctggCCCTGGTGCGGCTCTGGGCGAGCCAGGCCCTGTCCACCTGCAAGACCATCAACATGGAGCTGGTGAAGAGGAAGCGGATCGAGGCCATCCGCGGGCAGATCCTCAGCAAGCTGCGGCTGGACAGCCCGCCCCAGGTGGAGGGGGGGGACGCCGCCCTGCTCCGCCTGCCCGAGGAGGTGATGTCGCTCTACAACAGCACCCGCGACATGGTGCAGGACATGGCCCGCCAGCAGGAGGCGGCGAAGCTGCGCGAGAGCCCCCAGGACGAGTACTATGCTAAGGAGGTGCACAAGTTCTCCATGCTGCCCGTAAAAGACG CCAGCTACGCGCCCTGGGAGAAGACCAGCCACAGCACCTTCTTCCTGTTCAACGCCTCGCAGGTGCGGGCGCAGATCAGCAGCGAGGCCCTGCTGCACCGGGCTGAGCTGCGCATGCTGCAGAAGCCGGGCACGGAGCAGCGGGTGGAGCTGTACCAG CACTACGGGAACGGGTCCTGGCGCTACCTGGACAGTCGCGCCGTGGGGCGGGCGCCCGAGGAGGAGTGGCTGGCCTTTGACGTCACCGAGGTGGTCCGCCAGTGGCTGAGTGGCCAAG AGCCGCTGGAGATCTTTAAACTCAGCGTTCACTGCTCCTGCGAGGACACCTGTGAGGAACTGAAAGTGATCATAGACG GCTTTGACAAGAAGCGGGGGGATCTGGGCACCGTCTCCTCCACGGCCCAGAAGCTGCCCTACGTGTTGGTGATGTCCACGCCCCTGGAGCGCGCCAGCCACCTGCAGAACTCGCGCCACCGCCGGGCGCTGGACACTGACTACTGCTTCGG GACGGAGGAGAAGAATTGCTGCGTGCGGCCCCTCTACATCGACTTCCGCAAGGACCTGCAGTGGAAGTGGATCCACGAGCCCAAGGGCTACATGGCCAACTTCTGCATGGGCCCCTGCCCCTACATCTGGAGCTCCGACACCCAGTACAGCAAG GTCCTGGCGTTGTACAACCAGCACAACCCGGGAGCCTCAGCCGCGCCCTGCTGTGTCCCCCAGGCTCTGGTGCCCCTGCCCATCGTCTACTACGTGGGGCGCAAGCCCAAGGTGGAGCAGCTCTCCAACATGATCGTCAGCTCCTGCAAGTGCAGCTGA
- the B9D2 gene encoding B9 domain-containing protein 2 isoform X1 gives MRRVAPLPRGELRRGIMAEMHLIGQIVGARGFPRSSLFCKWGIHTGGAWKLLSGLREGQTQVDHPQLDDVAYWSHPIDVHFATKGLQGWPKLYVQVWHQDPFGRRELYGYGVCHVPCSPGWHTLACVTWQPLGSWQERLSQLFVGGGPQLLHSDLIYMGADRYRLQTTAAGTVHLELGVLLRHFARYGVEC, from the exons ATGCGCCGGGTGGCTCCTCTCCCCCGGGGCGAGCTGAGGCGGGG GATCATGGCCGAAATGCACCTCATCGGGCAGATCGTGGGAGCCAGGGGCTTCCCCCGCAGCAGCCTCTTCTGCAAGTGGGGAATCCACACAG GTGGCGCCTGGAAGCTGCTGTCCGGCCTGCGGGAGGGGCAGACGCAGGTGGATCACCCCCAGCTGGACGATGTGGCCTACTGGTCTCACCCCATCGACGTGCACTTTGCCACCAAGGGGCTGCAGG GCTGGCCCAAGCTGTACGTGCAGGTCTGGCACCAGGACCCCTTCGGGCGCAGGGAGCTCTACGGCTACGGCGTCTGCCACGTGCCCTGCAGCCCGGGCTGGCACACGCTGGCCTGCGTCACTTGGCAGCCCCTGGGCTCATGGCAGGAGCGGCTCTCCCAGCTCTTCGTGGGCGGGGGGCCCCAGCTGCTGCACAGTGACCTGATCTACATGGGGGCTGACCGGTACCGCCTGCAGACCACCGCCGCGGGCACCGTGCACCTGGAGCTGGGTGTGCTGTTGCGCCACTTCGCCCGCTACGGGGTGGAGTGCTAG
- the B9D2 gene encoding B9 domain-containing protein 2 isoform X2: MAEMHLIGQIVGARGFPRSSLFCKWGIHTGGAWKLLSGLREGQTQVDHPQLDDVAYWSHPIDVHFATKGLQGWPKLYVQVWHQDPFGRRELYGYGVCHVPCSPGWHTLACVTWQPLGSWQERLSQLFVGGGPQLLHSDLIYMGADRYRLQTTAAGTVHLELGVLLRHFARYGVEC, from the exons ATGGCCGAAATGCACCTCATCGGGCAGATCGTGGGAGCCAGGGGCTTCCCCCGCAGCAGCCTCTTCTGCAAGTGGGGAATCCACACAG GTGGCGCCTGGAAGCTGCTGTCCGGCCTGCGGGAGGGGCAGACGCAGGTGGATCACCCCCAGCTGGACGATGTGGCCTACTGGTCTCACCCCATCGACGTGCACTTTGCCACCAAGGGGCTGCAGG GCTGGCCCAAGCTGTACGTGCAGGTCTGGCACCAGGACCCCTTCGGGCGCAGGGAGCTCTACGGCTACGGCGTCTGCCACGTGCCCTGCAGCCCGGGCTGGCACACGCTGGCCTGCGTCACTTGGCAGCCCCTGGGCTCATGGCAGGAGCGGCTCTCCCAGCTCTTCGTGGGCGGGGGGCCCCAGCTGCTGCACAGTGACCTGATCTACATGGGGGCTGACCGGTACCGCCTGCAGACCACCGCCGCGGGCACCGTGCACCTGGAGCTGGGTGTGCTGTTGCGCCACTTCGCCCGCTACGGGGTGGAGTGCTAG
- the TMEM91 gene encoding transmembrane protein 91, protein MENIHELQHPLLAKPSGGALAGEARREHPGFFTGPGWRHLPPPPPELAQQLLDAGTLQRTVEPLGIPEPAPHPGSTWKTGEPPSWRKQGYCETAFRELAEHPKKLCLEKDIDTVCCEVGDRELLPEFENDSASDSESESDFGLMLPQDHLGLAVFSMLCCFWPLGIAAFHLSQKTNKASAKGDFPGARAASRQTFALAVLSILLGVCTYIGAVVALIAYLSDKGPP, encoded by the exons ATGGAGAACATCCATGAACTACAGCACCCGCTGCTGGCGAAACCCTCCGGGGGcgccctggctggggaggcacGGCGGGAACACCCCGGCTTCTTCACTGGGCCTGGCTGGAGGCACCTGCCCCCGCCACCCCCCGAGCTGGCCCAGCAGCTGCTGGACGCAGGGACCCTGCAGAGGACAGTGGAGCCACTGGGCATCCCTGAGCCGGCCCCCCACCCAGGCTCCACATGGAAGACCGGGGAGCCCCCCAGCTGGAGGAAGCAGGGGTACTGTGAGACAGCTTTCAGGGAGCTGGCCGAGCACCCCAAGAAGCTCTGCCTGGAGAAGGACATTGACACGGTCTGCTGCGAAGTGGGAGACAGAGAGCTGCTGCCTGAGTTCGAG aacGACTCCGCAAGCGACAGCGAGAGCGAGAGCGACTTTGGCCTGATGCTGCCGCAGGATCACCTGGGCCTGGCCGTGTTCTCCATgctctgctgcttctggcccctgGGCATCGCCGCCTTCCACCTGTCCCAGAAG accaACAAGGCCTCGGCCAAGGGCGATTTCCCGGGGGCGCGGGCGGCCTCGCGTCAGACCTTCGCGCTGGCCGTGCTCTCCATCCTGCTTGGTGTCTGCACCTACATTGGCGCCGTGGTGGCGCTCATCGCTTACCTGTCCGACAAGGGCCCCCCCTAG